One Mycosarcoma maydis chromosome 9, whole genome shotgun sequence DNA window includes the following coding sequences:
- a CDS encoding zinc-coordinating transcription factor SFP1 (related to Zinc finger protein SFP1): MQAPIPIAQAPGRLDSFSFQRPGGLTPRASSSFVSSASYKEPMAVSFGKDVSEFGTSTESDVTVAPSSVRLESTFCRNFTCCGQKLDDLHDLLQHYEECHVRFEDDEMPAMIADDEVDSSGSSNASTSQPSSPRTSNAGSTSSAAATATAASVTTDNVTTPTGLDDTDKASAFDTAVMRSPSFAKSKKRSFGQYANASSANPNGAIHQSLRRALIDGGVGRRVPGTPNIYAPNSPFSTPGSSIPGTPRLDTENDGYFSNGLNPAAFSALSIRSSNTDALDLPSCAPPNLFFPASSTASSSSQPPAKREKTSATTSASSLALENALRAGAGNIDKPYKCPAPGCDKAYKQMNGLKYHRLHGACNQNNLSIPAQAAAQLTNIHTPTNSTTGSPQPETADGVKTEDDTATLPSVSPTSPIAASVKPSPDPVGPVAQVAQAPVSLGDRLYICQVGVCGKRYKNLNGLRYHYLHSGSHGLLGLQLLQSGGGASAKVDASGRAPVSTSTLSQEEIAAAAQAAQLAQEQIQAQAAKSAAATAAAAAAASAAAAAARKEESERQTPTLTTPPSGLTQALQQQQQQQTALASPPTGL, translated from the exons ATGCAAGCACCGATTCCGATCGCACAGGCCCCAGGTCGTCTTGATTCATTTAGCTTCCAGCGCCCTGGTGGCCTTACACCACGCGCTTCGTCCAGCTTTGTCAGCAGCGCAAGTTACAAAGAGCCAATGGCTGTCTCCTTTGGCAAAGATGTGTCAGA ATTCGGCACTTCCACCGAGTCGGACGTCACCGTCGCTCCTTCGTCCGTTCGTCTCGAGTCTACCTTCTGTCGCAACTTTACATGCTGTGGtcagaagctcgacgacctcCACGACTTACTTCAGCACTACGAGGAGTGCCATGTTCGCTtcgaagatgacgagatGCCTGCCATGAttgccgacgatgaggtCGACTCCTCTGGCTCCTCCAATGCCTCCACATCGCAACCCTCCAGCCCACGTACCTCGAATGCCGGCTCGACCTCTtctgccgccgccaccgccacgGCTGCCTCCGTCACCACCGATAACGTTACAACGCCAACGGGTCTTGACGACACCGACAAGGCTTCGGCTTTTGACACAGCAGTGAtgcgctcgccatccttcgccaagagcaagaagcgttCTTTCGGTCAATACGCTAATGCCTCTTCCGCGAATCCCAACGGTGCCATTCACCAATCCTTGAGGAGAGCGCTTATCGAcggtggtgttggtcgCCGTGTACCCGGCACACCCAACATTTACGCTCCCAACTCACCCTTCTCAACGCCCGGTAGCTCGATTCCAGGCACCCCTCGCCTAGACACCGAGAATGATGGCTACTTTAGCAACGGCCTCAACCCTGCCGCTTTCTCGGCGCTCTCGATCCGTTCGAGTAACaccgatgcgctcgaccTCCCCTCGTGCGCTCCTCCCAATCTCTTCTTCCCCGCTTCGAGCaccgcttcttcgtcgtcacAGCCACCTGCCAAGCGCGAGAAGACGAGCGCCACGACCAGCGCTTCCTCACTTGCGCTCGAGAACGCCCTTCGTGCCGGAGCCGGAAACATCGATAAGCCATACAAGTGTCCGGCGCCCGGATGCGACAAGGCATACAAACAGATGAATGGTCTCAAGTATCATCGTCTCCATGGAGCTTGCAACCAGAACAATCTCTCCATCCCTGCgcaggctgctgctcagctaACCAACATCCACACCCCCACTAACTCGACTACAGGCTCACCTCAGCCTGAGACTGCTGATGGCGTCAAGACAGAGGATGACACAGCAACGCTTCCGTCGGTTTCACCTACATCGCCAATCGCTGCCAGCGTCAAACCATCACCTGATCCGGTCGGTCCGGTCGCTCAGGTCGCTCAAGCGCCCGTCTCGCTGGGCGACCGTCTGTACATCTGTCAAGTGGGTGTCTGTGGCAAGCGATACAAGAACCTCAATGGCTTACGATACCATTACCTTCACTCTGGCTCGCATGGTTTGCTCGGTCTGCAGCTCTTGCAGTCGGGTGGAGGCGCCAGCGCCAAGGTCGACGCTTCCGGCCGTGCTCCTGTAAGCACGAGCACGCTCAGCCAGGAGGagatcgctgctgctgcccaaGCTGCCCAGCTGGCCCAGGAGCAGATCCAGGCTCAGGCCGCCAAGAGtgccgctgccactgccgctgcagctgcagctgcctcggccgccgccgccgccgcccGGAAggaggagagcgagcgTCAAACACCTACGCTCACAACACCACCCTCCGGCTTGACGCAGGCGctccagcaacagcaacaacagcagacCGCCTTGGCATCACCACCGACCGGCTTGTAG
- a CDS encoding putative ornithine carbamoyltransferase precursor, with protein sequence MTGRQAATALLRNAASPALRRCASSSAATATRAPPHLLTLADLSPAQIASVLESAIEFKRAFRASSLALPETSRKQLAAGESPIVQSLKNKSIAIMFSKRSTRTRVASETSVASLGGTGLFLAPSDIQLGVNESLYDTAKVVSSMVDGIMARVGGHDEVELLSKHSTVPVINALSARYHPTQILADLQTMLEIYAPASSPTDLACLAGLKVAWVGDSNNILNDMLVAYPRLGINLSVATPKGPAYQRDELVWGTMQDGLGALSKSGSSPVSLGQVTWSNDPAEAVKDADIIVTDTWISMGDEAQKEQRLRDFAGFQVTEQMAKQGGAKPDWKFMHCLPRKGDEVDDQVFYSDRSVVFPEAENRKWTIMSLFDRMFGRWEL encoded by the coding sequence ATGACTGGACGACAAGCAGCCACTGCTCTTCTGCGCAATGCCGCCAGTCCAGCGCTGCGTCGTTGtgcctcgagctctgcTGCCACGGCCACCCGCGCTCCACCTCACCTCTTGACGCTCGCCGATCTGTCTCCCGCTCAGATCGCCTCGGTGTTGGAGTCAGCAATTGAGTTCAAGCGTGCTTTCCGAGCGTCATCCTTGGCTCTTCCCGAAACGTCtcgcaagcagcttgcagctgGCGAATCGCCTATCGTGCAGAGCTTGAAGAACAAGTCAATCGCCATCATGttcagcaagcgcagcactCGAACTCGTGTCGCATCTGAGACCAGTGTAGCTTCACTCGGAGGTACAGGCTTGTTCTTGGCTCCCTCTGATATCCAATTGGGTGTCAACGAGAGCTTGTACGACACTGCAAAGGTTGTGAGCTCCATGGTGGACGGTATCATGGCTCGTGTCGGTGGAcacgacgaggtggagctGCTCTCCAAGCACTCGACTGTACCAGTAATCAACGCTCTTTCGGCTCGGTACCATCCTACGCAGATCCTGGCTGACCTTCAGACGATGCTCGAGATCTACGCACCCGCATCGTCTCCTACCGACCTCGCCTGCTTGGCAGGTCTCAAAGTTGCTTGGGTCGGAGACAGCAACAACATTCTCAACGACATGCTGGTCGCCTACCCACGCCTTGGTATCAACCTTTCCGTTGCTACACCCAAAGGTCCGGCTTATCAAcgtgacgagctcgtctgGGGTACCATGCAAGATGGACTCGGGGCACTCTCCAAGTCAGGCTCCTCGCCTGTCAGTCTCGGCCAAGTCACTTGGTCCAACGACCCCGCCGAAGCCGTCAAGGACGCCGACATTATCGTTACCGATACATGGATCAGCATGGGCGACGAAGCACAAAAGGAACAGCGCCTGCGCGACTTTGCCGGCTTCCAGGTCACCGAACAGATGGCCAAGCAAGGCGGCGCCAAACCTGATTGGAAGTTTATGCACTGCTTGCCGCGAAAgggcgacgaggtggacgacCAGGTGTTCTACTCGGATCGTTCTGTTGTCTTCCCTGAGGCCGAGAACCGAAAGTGGACCATCATGAGCTTGTTCGATCGAATGTTTGGTCGTTGGGAATTGTGA
- a CDS encoding tryptophan amino transferase (transaminase), whose product MSSATSPALDYALLLSSSARNRMPSAIRSLFPAELIPGMVSLLSGKPNSETFPFQRISLELKPSIHLEGQTETVSIEGSDLDIALQYSATSGLPKLVDWIIKFQSRVHARKQVDEGNKPGEVWRCSFGNGSQDLLTKTFEALVDAGDSVVLESPAYSGILPSLVAHKANLFEAETDAEGVEPTALDTLLTNWKTDSATRDSRFPKFLYTTPTGANPSGTSASDNRKRAILDIIRKHNLLLLEDDPYYFLSFQGLEPGADAVKRTRGKSYFQLEAQDDYGVGRVVRFDSFSKILSAGLRLGFVTGPKEILDAIDLDTSSRNLQTSGTSQAIAYALLSKWGIDGFLHHADNVARFYQNRLERFEASAQAILTGSPSIASWVRPSAGMFLWIKLKLPPSPDSAEGDSFDLISNKAKAAGVLALPGVAFKPPSSSSTGGKRKTSAYVRTSFSQVPLDQVDTAFTRLRQVVEEAWREAGLQIPA is encoded by the exons ATGTCCTCGGCCACATCGCCAGCGCTCGACTatgctttgctgctctcTTCGTCGGCGCGTAACCGCATGCCCTCTGCCATTCGCTCGCTCTTCCCCGCCGAGCTGATCCCTGGAATGgtctcgctgctcagcgGCAAACCCAACTCGGAAACCTTTCCATTCCagcgcatctcgctcgaacTCAAACCGTCCATCCATCTAGAAGGCCAAACTGAGACCGTGTCGATCGAAGGATCCGATCTCGACATTGCTCTGCAGTACTCTGCCACCAGCGGTCTCCCCAAACTCGTCGACTGGATCATCAAATTCCAGTCCAGGGTACACGCCAGGAAACAGGTAGACGAGGGTAACAAGCCTGGTGAGGTGTGGCGATGTTCGTTCGGTAACGGATCGCAGGATCTGTTGACAAAGACGTTTGAAGCGTTGGTGGATGCGGGTGATTCCGTGGTGTTGGAGTCGCCCGCCTACTCGGGCATCCTGCCAAGCTTGGTTGCGCACAAAGCGAACTTGTTTGAAGCGGAAACGGATGCTGAAGGTGTAGAGCCGACGGCGTTGGATACACTATTGACCAACTGGAAGACAGATAGCGCTACGcgcgattcacgcttcccCAAGTTCCTCTACACAACACCCACCGGTGCCAATCCATCCGGAACGTCGGCTTCCGACAATCGAAAACGAGCAATCCTGGACATCATTCGTAAACACAACCTGTTGCTACTCGAAGACGATCCGTACTACTTTCTCAGTTTCCAAGGTCTCGAACCAGGTGCGGACGCAGTCAAACGTACCAGAGGAAAGAGCTActtccagctcgaagcgcaggaCGACTATGGTGTAGGCAGAGTGGTTCGATTCGACAGCTTCAGCAAGATCCTCAGTGCCGGATTGAGGTTAGGCTTTGTCACGGGTCCGAAAGAGATCTTGGATGCCATCGATCTGGATACTAGCAGTCGTAACTTACAGACAAGCGGGACGAGTCAAGCCATCGCCTACGCCCTGTTGAGCAAGTGGGGAATTGATGGCTTCTTGCACCATGCTGATAACGTTGCTCGATTCTACCAG AACCGACTGGAACGTTTCGAAGCATCAGCACAAGCCATCCTCACCGGCTCACCCTCCATCGCATCCTGGGTGCGTCCATCAGCCGGAATGTTCCTTTGGATCAAACTCAAGCTTCCCCCCTCCCCTGACTCTGCGGAGGGCGACTCATTCGACCTCATCAGCAACAAAGCCAAGGCGGCTGGAGTCCTCGCGTTGCCCGGTGTAGCTTTCAAACCACCTTCCTCGTCGAGTACCGGCGGAAAAAGAAAGACGAGCGCGTACGTGCGTACGTCCTTCAGCCAAGTACCGCTCGACCAGGTCGACACCGCCTTCACTCGCCTCCGTCAAGTAGTCGAGGAGGCTTGGCGCGAAGCGGGGCTCCAGATTCCTGCCTAG